Within Pseudomonas brassicacearum, the genomic segment TCGCCACACGGACGGTAGTTGGTGTGGCCGAACTTGCGGAACAGCGCGCTCAGTTCCGGCTTGGACACCGGGAACTCGGCGGCCTTGAGGATCGCGTGCATGTCGTCTTCCTTCAGCTCGAAGGCCACTCGCAGTTTCTTGAGGATGATGTTGTTGGTCACCGGCACTTCGATCGGCTGTGGTGGACGGCTTTCGTCCTTGCCACGCTTGAAGATCACCAGGCCATCGAGAAAATGCGCCATGACCTCGTCAGGGCAGAACACGAAGCCTTCTTCCTCGTCTTTCTTGAGGTAGCCCGCCAGGTCCGCCAGGGAGACGTCCAGGCCGCCCAGCTTGATGATCTCGATGACTTTCTTGTCGCTGATGTCGAGCATGTAGCGCACGCTGCGCAGTACGTCGTTGTGAATCATGTGTGCAGTCCTGATCAATCGGCAGTGGGCGCCCCGGTTCGGTGCGGCGCCGGAAAGTTAGAATTTCTCTTTGGCAGACAGGTAGCGCCACTGGCCCAGCGGCACCTTGCCGATGGACACGCCGCCGATGCGAATGCGGCGAATGGCGACGACCTTGAGCCCAACCGCCTGGCAAAACAGAGCGATCACGCCGGGCTGCGGGTTCTTCATGGCAAAGCGCAGGCGGTTCTCGTTCTGCCAGCTGGCCTTGACCGCCGGCAGCTCTTTGCCCTTGTAGGTCAAGCCATGGTTCAGGCGATTGAGGCCATGGGCGACCATCTCGCCTTCGACTTCCACCACGTATTCCTGCTCGATCTTGGCGGCGTCGGCGGTGAGCTTGCGCAAGATCTTCCAGTCCTGGGTGAACACCAGCAGCCCGCTGGCGTTGGCCTGCAGGTCGGCGCTGGCGGTCAGGCGCAGGAAATGACCCTTGAGCGGCCGCTTGCCGAAGCGATGTTCTTCACTCAGGGTTTGCGGTCCAAGGGAAGCCATGGCGGTGTCTACATCCATGCCAGCAGGCGCATTCAGCAGGAGCGTTACGGGCTCCGGCGCGGTGGCCTTGGCCTCGGGGTCGAGTTCGACCTTCTGGGTGGTGACCTTGAACTGCGGCTCATCGATCACTTCGCCATCCACGGTGACCCAGCCGCCCTCGATGAACAACTCAGCCTCCCGACGGGAACAGCCGACGAGTTCGATGAGGCGTTTGGAGAGACGAATCGGGTCAGTCATGACGGGGGCCGTAACAAAAAGAGGGTGGGCATTGTACCTGCCTGGCGCCGGTTAATCGCGGGTCCATTTGCCTCATGCCGTTTTTAGCCGCGCCCAGCCTTCAGGTCGGGTTGCTTGTAGCGCATGTGCAGCAGTGGGTAGGGCTGGTTCATGCCATCTTTTGCCGAGCGCCCGACCACCTCGAAACCTTGCTTGAGATAAAAGCCCAGGGCTTGCGGGTTCTGCTCGTTGACGTCCAGTTGATCGGCATTCAGGTGTTCCATGGCGTAGCGCAGCAGCTGCTTGCCCAAGCCTTGGCCTCGGTGTTGCGGGGCAATGAAGAGCATCTCGATCTTGCCCGCCGCGACGCCGGCGAAACCGGTGATCCGCTGGCGCGCGTCCCGGGTGCAAATGAGCATCACCGCATCCAGGTAACGGGTGAGCACCAGGTTCTTCAGCAGCTCGATGTAGCTGTCCGGCAGGAAGTCGTGGGTGGCGCGTACCGAAGCCTCCCACACCTGGGTCAGTTCCTGGTAATCGCTCGGTTTGGGTGTGTGGATGACCGAATGCTGACGCATGCCCGCCTGTTCCTTGCGCTGGATATCTCCATACGATAGCTGCAAAAAAGCCCCGTATCTTGTGGCAAGAGCGGGGCTTTTCAATTTTTTACCGAGTTTCGCAAGAGCCTGTGGGAGCACAGCTTGCTCGCGATGGCGGAGCATCAGTCAACATTTGCAGTGGCTGACACTGGGCTATCGCGAGCAAGCTTTGCTCCCGCAGGCCAACCGATCTGCTCAGTTCACAAATCAACCGATCTGCTCAGCCCACAAATCATACTCATCGGCGTCGGTCACCTTGCACCAGACCTTGTCGCCCGGCTTGAGGTTGCTGCCATTGTCGATGAAGACGTTGCCGTCGATTTCCGGGGCGTCGAAGAAGCAGCGGCCCACGGCGCCTTGTTCGTCCACTTCATCTACCAGCACTTCGATTTCACGGCCGATGCGCATTTGCAGGCGCGCCGAGCTGATGGCCTGCTGGTGCGCCATGAAGCGCTCCCAACGGTCCTGCTTGACGTCGTCCGGCACCACGTCCAGGTCCAGGTCGTTGGCCGGTGCGCCTTCGACAGGGGAATACTGGAAGCAGCCGACGCGGTCGAGCTGGGCTTCGGTCAGCCAGTCCAAGAGGTACTGGAAGTCTTCTTCGGTTTCACCGGGGAAGCCGACGATGAAGGTCGAACGGATGATCAGGTCCGGGCAGATTTCGCGCCAGTTCTTGATGCGGGCCAGGGTCTTGTCTTCGAACGCCGGGCGCTTCATGGCCTTGAGGACTTTCGGGCTGGCGTGCTGGAACGGGA encodes:
- a CDS encoding GNAT family N-acetyltransferase; this encodes MRQHSVIHTPKPSDYQELTQVWEASVRATHDFLPDSYIELLKNLVLTRYLDAVMLICTRDARQRITGFAGVAAGKIEMLFIAPQHRGQGLGKQLLRYAMEHLNADQLDVNEQNPQALGFYLKQGFEVVGRSAKDGMNQPYPLLHMRYKQPDLKAGRG
- a CDS encoding rRNA pseudouridine synthase → MTDPIRLSKRLIELVGCSRREAELFIEGGWVTVDGEVIDEPQFKVTTQKVELDPEAKATAPEPVTLLLNAPAGMDVDTAMASLGPQTLSEEHRFGKRPLKGHFLRLTASADLQANASGLLVFTQDWKILRKLTADAAKIEQEYVVEVEGEMVAHGLNRLNHGLTYKGKELPAVKASWQNENRLRFAMKNPQPGVIALFCQAVGLKVVAIRRIRIGGVSIGKVPLGQWRYLSAKEKF
- a CDS encoding DUF1456 family protein — encoded protein: MIHNDVLRSVRYMLDISDKKVIEIIKLGGLDVSLADLAGYLKKDEEEGFVFCPDEVMAHFLDGLVIFKRGKDESRPPQPIEVPVTNNIILKKLRVAFELKEDDMHAILKAAEFPVSKPELSALFRKFGHTNYRPCGDQLLRNFLKGLTLRVRG